One stretch of Amycolatopsis sp. NBC_00345 DNA includes these proteins:
- a CDS encoding sensor histidine kinase KdpD: MSTETGPEKERPSKPRRGELRIYLGAAPGVGKTFAMLGEARRRAERGTDVVVGLVETHGRKKTADLLDGLEVVPRRTVTHRGHEFAEMDLEAILARKPEVVVVDELAHTNVPGARHEKRWQDVDELLSMGVDVLSTVNVQHLQSLNDVVERITGVAQQETVPDEVVRRAEQLELVDITPEALRRRLAHGNVYPAERIDAALGNYFRPGNLTALRELALLWVADQVDVALQRYRAEQKITDTWEARERVVVSVTGGPESETLIRRASRIATRAGAELQIVHVLSGDGLSGRSSFKTGPGAMARSRTLADEVGATFHTVVGDDVPTALLDFARGVNATQLVIGTSRRSRVARLFDEGIGAAVVQQSGSIDVHIVTHSYAGGRLRARFGNSPLAPSRLVVGWVLSILLPLVATGLGVLLRDAVEFSTDVILYVLATVIVALVGGLGPALLAAVFGAGLLNFFFTPPLYTLNVHSPQNVVTLVAMIVVAVLVALVVASAARRGSQAARARTEASLLASYARTVLTHADPIEKLLAKVRENFGLTSVTLLEKRDGDWKKVAAAGQHPCADPDEADVDIAVTADVHLTLRGRALPASDRRVLEAVAGQALLALRQQRMAAAAAAAERKAEATELRTTLLSAVGHDLRTPLTSIKAAIGSLRAPDLSLSDEDTGELMEAIEESADRLAGLIDNLLDSSRLATGAVRPHLRPVGYDEVLAHALSNVDNSRGVKVAVDARLPSVLADPGLLERVIANVLDNALRHGGTPVSARASAHSDHVELRIVDHGRGLRKGTADSAFAPFQRLGGDRDSAPGVGLGLSVAKGFTEAMGGAIRAEDTPGGGLTVVISLPAYTGQHPDKDLLLIDQAVEQEAL, from the coding sequence GTGAGCACAGAAACCGGGCCGGAGAAAGAAAGGCCCTCGAAGCCGCGCCGGGGAGAGTTGCGTATCTACCTCGGCGCGGCGCCGGGCGTCGGCAAGACCTTCGCCATGCTGGGCGAGGCGAGGCGGCGGGCCGAGCGCGGCACGGACGTGGTCGTCGGGCTCGTCGAGACGCACGGCCGCAAGAAGACCGCGGACCTGCTCGACGGGCTCGAGGTCGTGCCCCGGCGCACCGTGACCCACCGCGGGCACGAGTTCGCCGAGATGGACCTCGAGGCGATCCTGGCGCGCAAGCCCGAGGTCGTGGTGGTCGACGAACTGGCGCACACCAACGTGCCGGGCGCGCGCCACGAGAAGCGCTGGCAGGACGTCGACGAGCTGCTCTCGATGGGCGTCGACGTGCTGTCCACGGTCAACGTGCAGCACCTGCAGAGCCTGAACGACGTGGTCGAGCGCATCACCGGCGTCGCGCAGCAGGAGACGGTGCCGGACGAGGTGGTGCGCCGGGCCGAGCAGCTGGAGCTGGTCGACATCACCCCCGAGGCGCTGCGACGGCGGCTCGCGCACGGCAACGTCTACCCGGCCGAGCGGATCGACGCCGCGCTCGGCAACTACTTCCGCCCCGGCAACCTCACCGCGCTGCGCGAGCTGGCGCTGCTGTGGGTCGCCGACCAGGTGGACGTCGCGCTGCAGCGTTACCGCGCCGAGCAGAAGATCACCGACACCTGGGAGGCCCGCGAGCGCGTGGTCGTCTCGGTCACCGGCGGCCCGGAGAGCGAGACGCTGATCCGGCGCGCGAGCCGGATCGCCACGCGCGCGGGCGCGGAGCTGCAGATCGTGCACGTGCTCAGCGGCGACGGCCTGTCCGGGCGGTCCTCGTTCAAGACCGGCCCGGGTGCCATGGCCCGCTCCCGCACGCTCGCGGACGAGGTCGGCGCCACCTTCCACACGGTCGTCGGCGACGACGTGCCGACCGCGCTGCTCGACTTCGCCCGCGGCGTCAACGCGACGCAGCTGGTGATCGGCACCTCGCGGCGCTCGCGGGTGGCGCGGCTGTTCGACGAGGGCATCGGCGCCGCGGTGGTCCAGCAGTCCGGCTCGATCGACGTGCACATAGTCACCCACTCCTACGCGGGCGGGCGGCTGCGCGCGCGGTTCGGCAACAGCCCGCTGGCCCCGTCCCGGCTGGTCGTCGGCTGGGTGCTCAGCATCCTGCTGCCGCTGGTCGCGACCGGGCTCGGCGTGCTGCTGCGCGACGCGGTGGAGTTCTCCACCGACGTGATCCTCTACGTGCTCGCGACAGTGATCGTCGCGCTCGTCGGCGGGCTCGGCCCGGCACTGCTCGCGGCCGTGTTCGGGGCCGGACTGCTGAACTTCTTCTTCACGCCCCCGCTGTACACGCTGAACGTGCACAGCCCGCAGAACGTGGTCACGCTCGTCGCGATGATCGTGGTCGCCGTGCTGGTGGCACTGGTCGTCGCGTCGGCGGCGCGGCGGGGGAGCCAGGCGGCGCGGGCGCGGACGGAGGCGTCGCTGCTCGCGTCCTACGCCCGGACTGTGCTGACCCACGCCGATCCGATCGAGAAGCTGCTGGCGAAGGTGCGGGAGAACTTCGGCCTGACTTCGGTGACGCTGCTGGAGAAGCGGGACGGCGACTGGAAGAAGGTCGCCGCGGCGGGCCAGCACCCGTGCGCCGACCCGGACGAGGCCGATGTGGACATCGCCGTGACCGCCGACGTCCACCTGACGTTGCGTGGCCGGGCGCTGCCGGCGTCGGACCGGCGGGTGCTGGAGGCCGTGGCCGGGCAGGCGCTGCTCGCGCTGCGCCAGCAGCGGATGGCGGCCGCGGCGGCCGCCGCCGAGCGCAAGGCCGAGGCGACGGAGCTGCGCACCACGCTGCTCTCGGCCGTCGGGCACGACCTGCGCACGCCGTTGACCTCCATCAAGGCCGCCATCGGCAGCCTGCGCGCGCCGGACCTTTCACTGTCCGATGAGGACACCGGCGAGCTGATGGAGGCCATCGAGGAGTCGGCCGACCGGCTGGCCGGGCTGATCGACAACCTGCTGGACTCCTCGCGCCTGGCCACCGGCGCCGTGCGGCCGCACCTGCGCCCGGTGGGCTACGACGAGGTGCTCGCGCACGCACTGTCCAACGTGGACAACTCGCGCGGGGTGAAGGTCGCGGTGGACGCGCGGCTGCCGTCGGTGCTCGCCGACCCCGGCCTGCTGGAGCGGGTGATCGCGAACGTGCTCGACAACGCGCTGCGCCACGGCGGGACTCCGGTCTCGGCCCGGGCGAGCGCGCACTCGGACCACGTGGAGCTGCGGATCGTCGACCACGGGCGCGGGCTGCGGAAGGGCACGGCGGACTCGGCGTTCGCGCCGTTCCAACGGCTCGGCGGCGACCGGGACTCGGCGCCCGGCGTGGGGCTCGGGCTGTCCGTCGCCAAGGGCTTCACCGAGGCGATGGGCGGCGCCATCCGCGCCGAGGACACCCCCGGCGGCGGGCTGACCGTGGTGATCTCGCTGCCCGCCTACACCGGGCAGCATCCGGACAAGGACCTGCTCTTGATCGACCAGGCCGTGGAACAGGAGGCGCTGTGA
- a CDS encoding response regulator → MSPDRAATVLVVDDEPQIVRALRINLTARGYKVITAHDGTAALKAVAETKPDVVVLDLGLPDLDGTEVIAGLRGWTTVPIIVLSARGDSADKVQALDAGADDYVTKPFGMDELLARLRAAVRRSAVAGSDGAEAVVDTGSFTIDLAAKKVRRDGREVHLTKTEWGVLELLVRNRGRLVAQKQLLHEVWGPSYETESHYLRVYLAQLRRKLEPEPSRPRHLLTEPGMGYRFEV, encoded by the coding sequence TTGAGTCCCGATAGAGCGGCCACCGTGCTGGTGGTGGACGACGAGCCGCAGATCGTGCGGGCGCTGCGGATCAACCTGACCGCCCGTGGTTACAAGGTGATCACCGCGCACGACGGCACGGCGGCGCTCAAGGCCGTCGCGGAGACGAAGCCGGACGTCGTGGTGCTGGACCTCGGCTTGCCGGACCTCGACGGCACCGAGGTGATCGCGGGGCTGCGCGGCTGGACGACGGTGCCGATCATCGTGCTGTCCGCGCGCGGTGACTCGGCCGACAAGGTGCAGGCGCTCGACGCGGGCGCGGACGACTACGTGACCAAGCCCTTCGGCATGGACGAGCTGCTGGCCCGGCTGCGCGCCGCGGTGCGCCGCTCGGCCGTCGCCGGTTCGGACGGCGCGGAGGCGGTGGTGGACACCGGCTCGTTCACCATCGACCTGGCGGCGAAAAAGGTCCGCCGCGACGGCCGCGAGGTCCACCTGACCAAGACCGAGTGGGGCGTGCTGGAGCTGCTGGTCCGCAACCGCGGCCGGCTGGTGGCGCAGAAGCAGTTGCTGCACGAGGTGTGGGGCCCGTCGTACGAGACGGAGTCGCACTACCTGCGCGTGTATCTGGCCCAGCTGCGGCGGAAGCTGGAGCCCGAGCCTTCGCGGCCGCGGCATCTGCTGACCGAGCCCGGCATGGGCTACCGGTTCGAGGTCTGA
- a CDS encoding acylphosphatase, which produces MVSEKETPVRLAAWVHGQVQGVGFRWWTRSRALELGLIGFARNLPDGRVEVVAEGIRDHCERLLAALRSGKSPGSVDHVVERWAAAKGGLTGFTER; this is translated from the coding sequence ATGGTGAGTGAAAAAGAAACACCCGTCCGGCTGGCGGCCTGGGTGCACGGACAGGTCCAGGGCGTCGGTTTCCGCTGGTGGACTCGGAGCCGCGCGCTGGAACTCGGCCTGATCGGCTTCGCCAGGAACCTGCCGGACGGTCGTGTTGAGGTGGTAGCGGAGGGTATACGAGACCACTGTGAGCGGCTGTTGGCCGCACTTCGATCGGGGAAATCACCCGGAAGCGTGGATCACGTGGTCGAACGCTGGGCGGCGGCCAAGGGCGGCCTCACGGGTTTCACCGAGCGCTGA
- the smc gene encoding chromosome segregation protein SMC, giving the protein MHLKSLTLKGFKSFASATTLRFEPGITCVVGPNGSGKSNVLDALRWVMGTQGAKDLRGGKMEDVIFAGTTGRAPLGRAEVTLTIDNADGALPIEYGEVSITRRMFRDGASEYEINGDRCRLMDVQELLSDSGIGREMHVIVGQGQLAAILESKPEERRAFIEEAAGVLKHRKRKEQTLRKLANMQGNLDRLGDLTTELRRQLKPLGKQAEIARKAQWVQSELRDSRLRLFADDLVTQRGSIAREEADERTARQRRAEVEQTLEVAAAEETELEASLAEDAPKLQSAQETWYKLSALAERLRGTVRLAVERQRHLSSDVAAPTGGRDPEELLAEAEQVAEREQELNEAVMEARELLAETVLRREDLEQRVQAAERAHWAAVRAIADRREGMAKLTGQVEALRSKNGATADEIDRLTVSLEESAERAEIAVEELEEAQAEGGVEESDDADLMQRHDRAVEANNAAKARVEELVKAERGSEREIASERARVEALSMGLKRKDGAGALLGASHELPGLLGSVAALLTVEPGHEVALAAALGPVADAVAVAGGEQALHALKYLKDTDSGRAGIVLGGYASIVDTSSWPALPYGARWAREVVNAPEQLRPAVEHALDKLALVNGLEAARQLVASYPDVRAVTAEGDVFGASWVAGGSAARESVIEVQAAVDEAGERLRTAERALERFTAELEGARAEQQARREEVGQAKDALGDAKVRKARSSERLNRMQQAVRSAQAEVERFTGQRAKVEQSREQALAQLAELEERLTAVAEQPVEDDPDTAERDEAVAQLTVVRQEEMEARLAQRTSEERARSIAGRSESLRRAAHAEQQARERLAKAREARERGAEIANAVVDAGELALERIEHSVQRAAAERDEAQAQRQTRETALTAVRGKVRELSGELEKLTDAVHRDEVLRAEQRLRLETLETKIAEDFGIGLEDLVTEYGPDVPVPPSAGEMAEYEAAKERGEDVTPPPPMPYDRDTQARRAKRAEKDLTLLGKVNPLALEEFAALEERYKFLSTQLEDLKDTRKDLEAVIRQVDEKILEVFAAAYADVAREFETVFSVLFPGGEGRMVLTQPNDLLATGVDVEARPPGKKVKRLSLLSGGEKSLVAVGMLVAIFRARPSPFYVMDEVEAALDDTNMRRLIGLLEQLRDSSQLIIITHQKPTMEIADALYGVSMQGDGITKVISQRLRAADEERVPAS; this is encoded by the coding sequence GTGCACCTGAAAAGCTTGACGCTGAAGGGCTTCAAGTCCTTCGCCTCGGCGACCACGCTGCGCTTCGAGCCCGGGATCACCTGTGTGGTCGGGCCGAACGGCTCGGGCAAGTCCAACGTTCTGGACGCGCTGCGCTGGGTCATGGGCACCCAGGGCGCGAAGGACCTGCGCGGCGGCAAGATGGAAGACGTCATCTTCGCCGGCACCACGGGCCGGGCCCCGCTGGGGCGGGCCGAGGTCACGCTCACCATCGACAACGCCGACGGCGCGCTGCCCATCGAGTACGGCGAGGTCTCCATCACCCGCCGGATGTTCCGCGACGGCGCGAGCGAGTACGAGATCAACGGCGACCGCTGCCGGCTGATGGACGTCCAGGAGCTGCTGTCGGACTCCGGCATCGGCCGGGAGATGCACGTCATCGTCGGGCAGGGGCAGCTGGCGGCGATTCTCGAGTCGAAGCCCGAGGAGCGCCGCGCGTTCATCGAAGAGGCCGCGGGCGTGCTGAAACACCGCAAGCGCAAGGAACAGACCCTGCGCAAGCTCGCGAACATGCAGGGCAACCTCGACCGGCTCGGCGACCTCACCACGGAGCTGCGCCGCCAGCTCAAGCCGCTGGGCAAGCAGGCCGAGATCGCGCGCAAGGCGCAGTGGGTCCAGTCGGAGCTGCGGGACTCGCGGCTGCGCCTGTTCGCCGACGACCTGGTCACCCAGCGCGGCTCCATCGCCAGGGAAGAGGCCGACGAGCGCACCGCCCGCCAGCGCCGCGCCGAGGTGGAGCAGACGCTGGAGGTCGCCGCCGCCGAGGAGACCGAGCTGGAGGCCTCGCTCGCCGAGGACGCGCCGAAGCTGCAGAGCGCCCAGGAGACCTGGTACAAGCTTTCCGCGCTGGCCGAGCGCCTGCGCGGCACCGTGCGGCTGGCCGTGGAACGTCAGCGGCACCTGTCCTCCGACGTCGCCGCGCCCACCGGCGGCCGTGACCCGGAGGAGCTGCTGGCCGAGGCCGAGCAGGTGGCCGAGCGGGAGCAGGAGCTCAACGAGGCCGTCATGGAGGCCCGTGAGCTGCTGGCCGAAACCGTGCTGCGGCGCGAAGACCTCGAACAGCGGGTGCAGGCCGCCGAGCGCGCGCACTGGGCCGCCGTCCGCGCGATCGCCGACCGGCGCGAGGGCATGGCCAAGCTGACCGGCCAGGTCGAGGCGCTGCGCAGTAAGAACGGCGCGACCGCCGACGAGATCGACCGCCTGACCGTCTCCCTCGAAGAGTCCGCCGAGCGCGCCGAGATCGCGGTCGAGGAGCTGGAAGAGGCGCAGGCCGAGGGCGGGGTCGAGGAGTCCGACGACGCCGACCTGATGCAGCGGCACGACCGCGCGGTCGAGGCCAACAACGCCGCCAAGGCCCGCGTCGAGGAGCTGGTGAAGGCCGAGCGTGGCTCCGAGCGCGAGATCGCTTCGGAGCGGGCGCGGGTCGAGGCGCTGTCGATGGGCCTCAAGCGCAAGGACGGCGCGGGCGCGCTGCTGGGCGCGTCCCACGAGCTGCCCGGCCTGCTGGGCTCGGTCGCCGCGCTGCTGACGGTCGAGCCGGGGCATGAGGTGGCGCTGGCCGCCGCGCTCGGGCCGGTGGCCGACGCCGTCGCCGTGGCGGGCGGGGAACAGGCGCTGCACGCGCTGAAGTACTTGAAGGACACCGATTCCGGCCGCGCGGGCATCGTGCTCGGCGGCTACGCGTCCATAGTGGACACAAGTTCCTGGCCGGCGCTGCCGTACGGCGCGCGCTGGGCCCGCGAGGTGGTCAACGCGCCGGAACAGCTGCGCCCCGCCGTCGAGCACGCGCTCGACAAGCTGGCGCTGGTGAACGGGCTGGAGGCGGCGCGGCAGCTCGTCGCGAGTTACCCGGACGTGCGCGCGGTGACGGCCGAGGGCGACGTCTTCGGCGCCAGCTGGGTGGCCGGCGGGTCCGCGGCGCGCGAGAGCGTGATCGAGGTCCAGGCCGCGGTCGACGAGGCGGGGGAGCGGCTGCGCACGGCCGAGCGCGCGCTGGAGCGGTTCACCGCCGAGCTGGAGGGCGCCCGCGCCGAGCAGCAGGCCCGTCGTGAAGAGGTCGGCCAGGCCAAGGACGCCCTCGGCGACGCGAAGGTCCGCAAGGCACGCTCGTCGGAGCGGCTCAACCGGATGCAGCAGGCCGTGCGGTCCGCGCAGGCCGAGGTCGAGCGGTTCACCGGCCAGCGCGCGAAGGTCGAGCAGAGCCGCGAGCAGGCGCTGGCCCAGCTGGCCGAGCTGGAGGAGCGGCTCACCGCCGTCGCCGAGCAGCCGGTGGAGGACGACCCGGACACCGCCGAGCGCGATGAGGCCGTGGCGCAGCTGACCGTGGTCCGGCAGGAGGAGATGGAGGCGCGGCTCGCGCAGCGCACCTCCGAGGAGCGGGCGCGCAGCATCGCCGGACGCTCCGAATCGCTCCGCCGTGCCGCGCACGCCGAGCAGCAGGCCCGTGAGCGGCTGGCGAAGGCGCGCGAGGCCCGTGAGCGCGGCGCCGAGATCGCGAACGCCGTGGTCGACGCCGGTGAGCTGGCGTTGGAGCGGATCGAGCACTCCGTGCAGCGCGCGGCCGCCGAGCGCGACGAGGCCCAGGCCCAGCGGCAGACGCGCGAAACGGCGTTGACCGCCGTCCGCGGCAAGGTCCGCGAGCTGTCCGGCGAACTGGAGAAGCTGACCGACGCCGTGCACCGCGACGAGGTGCTGCGCGCCGAGCAGCGGCTCCGGCTGGAGACGCTCGAGACCAAGATCGCCGAGGACTTCGGCATCGGCCTGGAGGACCTGGTCACCGAGTACGGCCCGGACGTGCCGGTGCCGCCGAGCGCCGGCGAGATGGCCGAGTACGAAGCGGCGAAGGAGCGCGGCGAGGACGTCACGCCGCCGCCCCCGATGCCGTACGACCGCGACACGCAGGCCCGCCGCGCCAAGCGCGCGGAGAAGGACCTGACGCTGCTGGGCAAGGTCAACCCGCTGGCGCTGGAGGAGTTCGCGGCGCTGGAGGAGCGGTACAAGTTCCTGTCCACCCAGCTGGAAGACCTCAAGGACACCCGCAAGGACCTCGAGGCGGTGATCCGGCAGGTGGACGAGAAGATCCTGGAGGTCTTCGCCGCGGCCTACGCCGACGTCGCCCGCGAGTTCGAGACGGTGTTCAGCGTGCTGTTCCCCGGCGGCGAGGGCCGGATGGTGCTCACCCAGCCGAACGACCTGCTGGCCACGGGCGTCGACGTCGAGGCGCGGCCGCCGGGCAAGAAGGTCAAGCGGCTCTCGCTGCTCTCCGGTGGCGAGAAGTCGCTGGTGGCGGTGGGCATGCTGGTCGCGATCTTCCGCGCCCGCCCGTCACCCTTCTACGTGATGGACGAGGTCGAGGCGGCACTGGACGACACCAACATGCGCCGGCTGATCGGGTTGCTGGAGCAGCTGCGGGACTCTTCGCAGCTGATCATCATCACCCACCAGAAGCCGACCATGGAGATCGCCGACGCGCTCTACGGCGTGAGCATGCAGGGCGACGGCATCACCAAGGTGATCTCGCAGCGGCTGCGGGCCGCCGACGAGGAGCGGGTCCCGGCTTCCTGA
- a CDS encoding ESX secretion-associated protein EspG — MTVLAEPVVLPAAVFSTAWTMLDLGDPHPIFGVGRFWSDESARWEQHVAAMAFLARTGLAAEEALAPRWRATLQVLGHAEQECFGWSELQNGNRGAAIAVRQGQDAVLAKVYDGLVELHPIPATRLATALHDTLPPLPAAAIRPVAVEPRSETADPFEDGTDREYLSAVLRNRQLGVHQLYSAVRTGRDRRVGGPITVVDLEIGRVLTYRRENDRTELIPGGPPAVVKVLNDICDAL, encoded by the coding sequence ATGACCGTCCTCGCAGAGCCGGTCGTGTTGCCGGCCGCGGTGTTCAGTACCGCGTGGACCATGCTCGATCTGGGCGACCCGCATCCGATTTTTGGCGTTGGCCGGTTCTGGTCTGACGAATCCGCGCGCTGGGAGCAGCACGTCGCGGCTATGGCTTTCCTCGCTCGAACCGGGCTGGCCGCGGAGGAGGCCCTGGCGCCGCGCTGGCGGGCCACGTTGCAGGTGCTCGGCCATGCCGAACAGGAATGTTTCGGCTGGAGCGAACTGCAGAACGGCAACCGCGGCGCGGCGATAGCGGTGCGGCAGGGGCAAGATGCCGTGTTGGCCAAGGTATACGACGGCTTGGTCGAGCTGCACCCGATCCCGGCCACGCGGCTGGCCACCGCCCTTCACGACACGCTGCCGCCGCTGCCCGCCGCTGCGATTCGGCCGGTCGCTGTCGAGCCGCGTTCGGAAACGGCGGATCCGTTCGAAGACGGCACAGATCGCGAGTATTTGTCCGCTGTGCTGAGGAACCGGCAGCTCGGCGTGCATCAGCTGTACTCGGCCGTACGCACCGGCCGGGACCGCCGGGTCGGCGGTCCGATCACTGTCGTAGACCTGGAGATCGGCCGCGTGCTGACCTACCGCCGCGAAAACGACCGCACCGAACTGATTCCCGGTGGTCCGCCTGCGGTCGTGAAAGTCCTGAATGACATCTGCGATGCGCTCTGA